From a region of the Natronogracilivirga saccharolytica genome:
- the xseA gene encoding exodeoxyribonuclease VII large subunit — protein MTDLFNQPKEDPVHILSVSELTGELKMMIEDHFDWINVRGEVSQPKTSRNGHLYFTLKDDTAQLPCVMWRSKRQSQDYLPEHGDEIVAAGPLQVYAPHGRYQMIVQSLRPAGLGALQQAFEQLKKKLQDEGLFDENRKKPIPRFPEVIGIVTSATGAAFQDMKNTLEKRYPLCEIRLFHASVQGSQAAPEISDAIRFFSGQDDIELLIIGRGGGSLEDLWAFNEEIVARAIAECRIPVISAVGHETDFSISDFVADARAATPTQAIIMAVPDQNDLKMKIEDLQMTLEMRVKQLLEKHKETVSRFLDNYALHKVRQRIARNKEQLEWKKQQAGQLLRIQIRNRHEEIRRLSDAVQNSVSTLLLQKKSRWNELHQKVLAADPNKPLKKGYTRIRQQGAWIRSSHNFRSDAGFEIEWSDKTTPIDRAKK, from the coding sequence ATGACGGACCTGTTCAATCAACCCAAAGAAGACCCGGTTCATATTCTGAGTGTCTCGGAGCTCACCGGTGAACTCAAAATGATGATCGAAGATCACTTCGACTGGATCAATGTCCGTGGAGAAGTGAGTCAGCCTAAAACCAGCCGGAACGGTCATCTTTACTTCACACTCAAGGATGACACAGCTCAGCTTCCTTGTGTGATGTGGCGGTCAAAGCGCCAGTCGCAGGACTACCTGCCTGAACACGGCGATGAAATTGTGGCTGCCGGTCCGTTGCAGGTTTATGCACCTCACGGGCGGTATCAGATGATTGTTCAGTCGCTGCGCCCGGCCGGACTTGGAGCACTTCAACAGGCTTTTGAACAGCTGAAGAAAAAACTTCAGGATGAAGGACTGTTCGACGAAAACCGCAAGAAGCCCATCCCGCGATTTCCTGAAGTCATAGGAATTGTCACCTCTGCAACGGGAGCGGCTTTCCAGGATATGAAAAACACGCTGGAAAAACGGTATCCGCTTTGTGAGATTCGGCTTTTTCATGCTTCGGTGCAGGGATCTCAGGCTGCTCCCGAAATAAGCGATGCCATCCGTTTTTTTTCCGGTCAGGATGATATTGAACTGCTGATTATTGGCCGGGGCGGTGGTTCGCTGGAAGATCTGTGGGCATTTAATGAGGAAATCGTGGCCAGGGCTATAGCCGAATGCCGCATTCCCGTCATCAGTGCCGTAGGACACGAAACTGATTTCAGCATATCAGATTTTGTTGCCGATGCGCGTGCAGCCACGCCTACCCAGGCCATCATAATGGCCGTTCCGGATCAAAACGATCTGAAAATGAAGATTGAAGACCTGCAAATGACACTTGAAATGCGTGTAAAGCAGCTTCTGGAAAAGCACAAGGAGACCGTTTCACGCTTCCTTGACAACTATGCGCTTCACAAAGTGAGGCAGCGGATCGCCAGAAACAAGGAACAGTTAGAATGGAAAAAACAACAGGCAGGACAGCTTTTGCGTATTCAGATACGAAACAGGCATGAAGAAATCCGGCGATTATCCGATGCCGTTCAAAACTCTGTGAGTACGCTGTTGCTGCAAAAAAAATCACGCTGGAATGAGCTGCATCAAAAAGTCTTAGCTGCTGACCCCAATAAACCGCTGAAAAAAGGTTACACAAGGATACGCCAGCAGGGAGCCTGGATCCGCTCCTCGCACAACTTCAGGTCAGACGCAGGCTTTGAAATAGAATGGAGTGACAAAACCACTCCTATTGATCGTGCGAAAAAATAA
- a CDS encoding hemolysin family protein, whose protein sequence is MSEWLIILIFILLSGFFAGSEIGFVSANRLKLEIRARKKTIRSRALTHFLKDPEAFLSTTLIGNNVVNVIYATLMALFLVQPVSAIYFSLFDAFPSDFVVLLIQTFIASILIMIFGEVIPKVVFRINSEAFIFYLAPVHRTLNVLFLPFIHVANAAASRLIRLLVPQLQSSEQVFRRQDIEMLLREVGDSEESDIDRDDSEILTNVLQLSNKRVRESMIPRTEIIAVEKNAELQEVLQKFVSSGFSKIPVYEQSIDNVIGVVFAYDLFKSPQSLNEIIRPVKHIPSSQKSKDLLSEFQRLKISLAIVIDEYGGTAGLVTTEDLLEEVVGDIQDEYDMEDTIMKKISPDTFILSGDVPLQELSEKFPSAGLPERNNNYETVAGYIINEIGRIPRVNEEVIIGNHKFIISKARQSRIETVRMTVM, encoded by the coding sequence ATGAGCGAATGGTTGATCATTTTAATATTCATTCTTCTGAGCGGTTTTTTTGCCGGTTCAGAAATCGGTTTTGTATCGGCCAACCGGCTCAAGCTTGAAATCCGTGCCCGTAAAAAAACGATACGATCCCGGGCGCTGACACATTTTCTCAAAGATCCCGAGGCATTTCTGTCGACCACTTTGATCGGGAATAATGTGGTCAATGTGATTTATGCCACACTGATGGCACTGTTTCTGGTACAACCGGTTTCAGCAATCTACTTTAGCCTGTTCGATGCTTTTCCCTCTGATTTCGTCGTTCTTCTCATCCAGACGTTTATCGCTTCTATTCTCATAATGATTTTCGGGGAGGTAATTCCGAAAGTGGTATTCCGGATTAATTCAGAGGCATTTATTTTTTATCTTGCACCTGTCCACAGAACTCTGAATGTGCTTTTTTTGCCTTTCATCCATGTTGCCAATGCTGCTGCTTCACGCCTGATACGCCTTCTTGTACCGCAGCTGCAGTCATCTGAACAGGTATTCCGAAGACAGGATATCGAAATGCTTCTCAGGGAAGTTGGTGACAGTGAGGAATCGGATATCGATCGCGATGACTCTGAAATTCTGACCAATGTACTCCAGCTGTCAAACAAACGTGTCAGGGAGTCCATGATTCCCAGAACTGAAATTATAGCAGTGGAAAAAAATGCAGAGCTCCAGGAGGTGCTTCAGAAGTTTGTATCATCCGGCTTTTCAAAAATACCGGTATATGAGCAGTCCATTGATAACGTGATTGGTGTCGTTTTTGCCTATGATCTGTTCAAGAGTCCGCAGAGCCTGAACGAAATCATCCGTCCGGTAAAGCATATCCCGTCAAGCCAGAAGTCCAAAGACCTTCTTTCCGAATTTCAGAGACTTAAAATATCGCTGGCTATTGTCATTGATGAATATGGCGGCACCGCCGGGCTGGTAACCACTGAGGATTTACTGGAAGAAGTTGTTGGAGATATTCAGGACGAATATGATATGGAAGACACCATAATGAAAAAAATATCTCCTGATACCTTCATTTTAAGTGGGGATGTGCCTCTTCAGGAGTTGTCGGAAAAATTTCCGTCCGCCGGCCTTCCGGAGCGCAATAATAACTATGAAACCGTTGCTGGTTACATAATCAATGAAATCGGACGGATTCCGCGCGTGAATGAAGAGGTTATCATCGGAAACCACAAGTTTATTATCAGCAAGGCGCGGCAGTCCCGCATTGAGACGGTCAGAATGACTGTCATGTAG